In Magnetococcales bacterium, the DNA window CGGCGGGAGACCCGATGGATCTCCTTGCAGGAGGCCAGCAAATGATCCGGATGGATATGGATCATGACACCACTGGTGAAGGCCAGATCGACAGCCTTGTCGGGAAGGGGAATATGGGCAGCAAATCCATCCAGGGCGTGGGTGGCAGGAAGGACGCCATCCGTTACCAGCCGCTGGCGGCTCTCTGCGTTGGGTTCGACGGCGAAAAGCTCCGCATCGGTCAAACGGCGCAACGCCCGCATGACCAGCCCGACATTGGCACCCACTTCAAGGATGGATTGCGGTGGAGCGCCGTCCATGCAACCAAGTACCCTTGCCCAAACCTTGACCCGTTCGTGAAGCCGCTTTTCCGTGACCTGATTGCGCTCCCGGTAGTCATGGCCAAACGCGCCGCGCCACTGTTCAAGCTGTCTGCTCTGCTCCGGGGGGGTTGTCATGAGCTTTCATCCTTTCTGAAGGCAAATTTTAATAACCAGGGGAGCCGGATTGTAACGCCAAATTTTCCGCAGGAACACCCGCCATGCATCCGCCCTCCTGCAAGGTCGCGACATGCCAACAATGACAAATGATTCATCCACAGGCAAAATCAGGGCCAGAAAAAGAGGATCAGAAATTTACATAGACCCATTCACGCATTTCACTTACGTATCCTATTAAAAATATTAACAATATATTGTCGGAGCGGGGATTATTCCCATGCATAAGCCTCTGGCAAGAGGAATCCTCCCCAAGCCATCAACATGATATCCACAGTGTTATCCACAGGTCAAAAGGAGATCGCCAAAATTTGCTTAAATTTTAATCATTTTATTAAATCCAACTTGAATAACAACTTGTTACATAAACTCTTCATCGGTTATCCACAACCTGTTCCACAGAAGCTGGGGAAAAGGCATGCGGAGTGGATGGGGCGTCCGGCAAGGCGGCATTTCAGAGGTAGGTGCGGATTTCTTCACGAAAGTTGCGCGGCTCGATTTTGAATGTCTTGATCATCAGGTTGATATCACAAATATTTTCCTCCCGCAGCATGATCAGTTGGTCCGAGGTGAGGGGTGGGCGGGGCAGCAGTCGTTCAAGGATGGCGGCCTCCAGGCGGAGCAATGGCATGGGGAGAAAAAATTTGACGCGGCTTTTGCCCATGGCCGAGGCGATGGTCTCCATGATCTCGGCGAAGGAGAGGCGTTCCGGCCCCCCCAACTCGAATGTCTGGTCGATCGTGGTGACATCGGCCAGAGCAGTGACCACACAATGGACGACATCCTCGACCCAAACGGGCTGCATGCGGCTCTGACCGTCACCCAGAATGGGCATGAATGGCAGGTAACGGATGATGCGGGCAAATTGGTTGACGAAATGATCGCGAGGCCCAAAGATGACGGAGGGTCGGAAGATGGTGTACGGAACCC includes these proteins:
- a CDS encoding methyltransferase domain-containing protein — encoded protein: MTTPPEQSRQLEQWRGAFGHDYRERNQVTEKRLHERVKVWARVLGCMDGAPPQSILEVGANVGLVMRALRRLTDAELFAVEPNAESRQRLVTDGVLPATHALDGFAAHIPLPDKAVDLAFTSGVMIHIHPDHLLASCKEIHRVSRRYIACIEYFSDKPETIHYRGHDDLLFKRDFGGFWMDNFSDLQVVDYGFFWKRLTGLDNPTWWVFEKRM
- a CDS encoding complex I NDUFA9 subunit family protein is translated as MILVTGCTGLVGYSLVRRLIDEGRLVRGFARNRPNWLDPAVSPMQFYQGSILDLGALDAAMEGVEQVIHLVGILVETGRNTFANVHRQGTQNVVDVAKRHGVRRLIYMSSLGTRPNASSLYHRTKWEAEECLRHGGVPYTIFRPSVIFGPRDHFVNQFARIIRYLPFMPILGDGQSRMQPVWVEDVVHCVVTALADVTTIDQTFELGGPERLSFAEIMETIASAMGKSRVKFFLPMPLLRLEAAILERLLPRPPLTSDQLIMLREENICDINLMIKTFKIEPRNFREEIRTYL